Within the Pan troglodytes isolate AG18354 chromosome 2, NHGRI_mPanTro3-v2.0_pri, whole genome shotgun sequence genome, the region TTCCATCAGTCCTCTGGACCCTCAGAAACCCCAGACCCTCAGACCCAACCACCTTCCTGAACCTCCACAGGGATGTCTCCTAGATTGCAACTATACATTTCTTAAACTGAAGCCCTCTCTGGAAACTGCCCTCCATCCTCCCAGGCTGCAGATAGCAATTTGAGCGtcatctccttctccttcccaacACCCACAGTTCATGGCCACGTCCTGTCCAGGCTGCTGACTGTGTGACCCTCCTCCCACCACCTCTCTCCACCTCGAGGGCCCTCGCTTAAATCCTAACTTCTGTATCTTTCACCCAGACCTCTGCCAATACCTCCTCACTGCCCTCTTTGCTTCCCCTGGCCCAGGGGTGATCTTTTAAAATGTGGACCCATCTTGGCACTGCCCTGCTCAGACACCTGGTAGGATGGCTgtgaccacccccaccccactcctacTCACTTGCAAAGCCAGTCGTTGATGCCACGGTCAAAGTGCCTGTAAGAGGAAAGCAGATGGGCATGTTGCCATCAGGTGCAGAGCTCCCCAGGCATGGGGGAAGAGGCTAGGGGAAGGTGTGGTCCCAGGGGGTGAGCCTCCCCCGTCCTGGCCAGCACTCACGTTTCCGCAAAGACGTAGAGTGCGGTGatgcacttgggaggctggggtgggtccAGGTGGTCGAGGCACGCCACAGTGTTGACAACACCAAAGAGGACGGCCGCCTTCACCCAGTCATACACCAGGTTTGAATAGGCTAGGCCAGCTGGGGGCAGGGCACGGTCACTGCCTGGGGTCCAATCGCCTGGGTCCTGCCCCCATGAAGACCCTGTCCCACCACTTCCTTGGGGAGACACCAGGCTCTGCCCGCCCCACGGAGACCCCCCATATTGTGGAAATCAGTCATGCCTGGTGAAGTGGGTGGGGTCTGTGGGATGCTGCTCTGGCCCCACAGGATGAAGCTAATGCCAAGACCCATGCATTAGAAAGAATAAGCCCCTGCTCCCATGCCCTCAGGTGCTGTGCCctgtgtgcctcagcttccctgacTGTGGCACCGTGGGGGTGCAGAGGGTCTGTTTTCCTGGGGTGGCAGCCCTGCCCCCATTTCTCTTCTGTGGACCCACCGAGGGCACTGTCTGGGAGGCGGTTGGCGAACTTGAGGTCACTGGGGATAGTGAGGATGTAGAAGAAGTGAAAGAAGATGTCGACAGCCATGATGGCCACCACGCTTAGGCCTGCCTGGGCTCGGATGTGCCACAGCTCACCCTTGCGTCTCACTGGCTCCACCTGGCTCACCTGGGGGGATGCGAAGGGTCTGAGGGAAGAGGCAAGCCCTGCCTGGGGAGCCCTGTCTGAGGGGAGCTCACCAACTACTTGGGGCAGGAGGAGCCATGGCTTTATCCAGGAGTCCTGCCTGAGGGTGGAGACACAGGTCACCCTGGAGTCTGAGGAGGATTCACAGCCAGCCATGGGAGACCCAGTTCTGTCCTGGGAGCCCCATTTGAGTGGGAAGAGAACATTCATGGCCTGGGAGTCCTGTCTGAGAAAAGAGACATGTCTCCACCCTGGGGTCCCTGCTGGAGGGGAAAGGTGGCCCCATCCTGGGGtctgaggagggaggggagacacGGCTTCATCCTGGAATCATGCCTGAGGATGGGGATACAGCCTGCTTGGGGAATTCTATCTGAGATGGAAACCCCAGTCTGAAAAGGGAGATTCAGCCCTGTTCTAGAAGCCCACAGGGTGTCCCCTCACCTGAGCATGGAAGCGATCAAAGGTCATGATGGGCCCGAAGAAGAAGAAGGGCAGGTAGAAGTTGTACTTGAGCAGGTCAGCTAAGGAGTAGTGGCGGTCAGGGTGGGCACAGCTCTCCAGTGCAAAGCTGGTGCAACGCAGCACTGTGAAGCTGCTGCCCCCATGAAACAGCACCTCTTGAAGATCAAAAGTGCCTGTTACAAACCCGCTCTGGAGGGGGAAAGAACAGGCCACCAGCTCACTAGGGTGACTCCTGTCTCTGGAAAACCTATTCCCCACTCCCTAGCTTCCCAGAGGGGCCCAGCCTGGTCctgtcccttcctctcttccagaGCCAGTTAACTTTGGCCACTGCTCTATCCCAGCAATGCGAGGAGCAGGGGATGATCTGGCAGTTCCTCCTGTGATGCAGGTGCTCACCTTGTGGCCAGGACATACCCAAAGGCTTGAAGACAGGGGAAAAGTGAAGGGAATACTTGGGGATACTTGGGGTGCAAGGACTTTGGATGAAGTGAGAGGTTTGGGATCTTATCCCTACACCCTCTACCCCTGCACCAGTTCACACCTGCCAAGAGATTAGGGGGTCCATCTTGAAGGAGGCCAGGCTGGCCAAGCCAAGGCCAAGACAGAGCCAGGGCTGGCCCAAAAGCGAGGCCACATAGAGGCCCACACAGTGaccaagcagcagcagcaggtacCAAGGGCCCATTGTGCCCATCACAGCCAAGGCCCCGTACACAGCATACATCCAGGAGCGGAGCTGTGGGCAGGGAGAAGGCTTCAGTTTCGCCATATAAATGGGGGCGTGACCCCAGGAGGGGGTTCCCACAACCCTTGTGGTGAAAGAGGAGCTGGCAGGGAGAGGCTGGGTGGCCCAGGTCCAGCTCACCTGTGGGGCAACCATCGTGCAGAGTTTAGCAAACAGCACATGTCCAGAGAGGGCAAAGATGATGACGTTGCGAAAGGAGGTGAACCACATCACCCACTCGAAGTCAGCCACATCCTGGGGCAGTCCGGGGCAGAAGGAGGTGGGGCAggtgagggtgggagagggggcAGGACGAGCTGGAACCTGGGCTGGTCAGAGCCCCAGCACCTTTCCCAgccttcatgttttcttttattattatcattttaaaatttaataattattattattttttaccacTAGCCAAACCCAATGTGTCCTCTTTATGCAAACACAAGAGCAGTGCCTGCAGGTCTCCACACTCCTCTGTGAAGGAAGTACCGAGGCAGGAGGGTAGAGAGGAGTGAAGGGCACCATGGGGGCTGCCGGGTCGCTTGAAGCTCCCCGTCTCCTCCGCACGTTGCCTGCCATTCCCCCTTTACTGCTTTGTTTCTGGGAAGGAAACAAAGTGGAGGCTCCACTGAAGCACACTCCACTAATTCGACCCATTTCCCAAGTGAGCAGGGCCCGGGCAAACTTGATGTCCCAGGAGGATACAGGAGGGGCTAGTGAAAAAGCTGAAGGCACTGAAGCTCAAGCCAGAGGCCCCCGAGCTGTGAGAAGCTCTCTGTTACTTGCCAACATCTGGAACAGCGGAGAGCGGAGAAGGATTCGGGATGGGAGGGACCCTGGGATGTGGGGGACCTACCATCTTCCGGCCAATGTACTCCCAGCCAGGTCGCACAGACTCCCGGAAGGCCTTCCTGTGGGCCCCATCTGAGAACAGAGTGTCGCCTCAGGGAGAGGGGCCTTCACATCCCCTGCCCCACCTTCCCCCGTGGACAAGGCTGCCCCACCCTGGGGAGCGAGGGCATCAGGAGCGGGGCACAGGTCTGGGTCTCTTTGGTGCTGCATCTGCTTCTTTCTGGGTCTCGCTGTGTGTCTGGGTCcaggtctctgtgtgtgtgtgtgtgtgtgtgtgtgttggggtgtgtgtgtatatgtctgtgtgtttgtgtgtgtgtctgggtccaggtctgtgtgtgtgtgtgtgtgtgtcgggatgtgtgtgtgtgtatgtctgggtctaggtctctgtgtgtgtgtgtctgggtccaggactctgtgtgtgtgtgtgtgtgttggggtgtgtgtgtatatgtctgtgtgtttgtgtgtgtgtctgggtccaggtctctgtgtgtgtgtgtgtgtcgggatgtgtgtgtgtgtatgtctgggtctaggtctctgtgtgtgtgtgtctgggtccaggactctgtgtgtgtgtgtgtgtgtgtgttggggtgtgtgtgtatatgtctgtgtgtttgtgtgtgtgtctgggtccaggtctctctctgtgtgtgtatgtctgggTCCAGGtctctgtgtgggtgtgtgttggggggtgtgtgtatatgtctgtgtgtttgtgtgtgtgtctgggtctaggtctctgtgtgtgtgtgtgtgtcaggatgtgtgtgtgtgtatgtctgggtctaggtctctgtgtgtgtgtgtctgggtccaggcctctgtgtgtgtgtgtgtgtgtatctatgtgtgtgaCTCTGTGTCCATTTCTCTGTCAGTGTCTCTGCATCTCTGTGTTCCTGTGACTGAACCTGGCTCCACCCAGCCTCCAGTGACTATCTGAGATGGGAACCCCGGGCTGAAAAGGGAGATCCAGCCGTGTTCTAGAAGGAGTACCCTAGGTCTGGAGCCTGTAACTTTCTGGCTTTGCTGGTTGGAACCCTGAGGGTCTCCAGGGGAAGAAGGGACCTGTCCACCTGCCCTGGGGCACAGCCATTACCTTGTGAAGCCTCAAGGAGGCCCCGGCCAGCATAGGCCAGGGCCCCACTCAGCACCAGAGAGTAGAGGCCCAGCTCAGCCGCCGGCAATGCTGTCTTGATTCCCATAGCCTGGACAGGGCTGGGGAGACAGGTTGGGTGAGGGAATTACAGTCTCCAGCCCAGCCTAGCCCCACCTCATGGTCCCACCACCCCAGTGGGGACCCCACTCTGAAGAGAGATTGCCCCTCCAGCCCCTTGGGGACCTTGTACCATCACTCTGCCCGCCCCTGTGCCCCCCACAGTTCACAGGCCACCGAACACCAGTGCCCCATCCCAGCTGCTGCTcttgtccccaccccacccatcaAGGCTCTTGCCGGCAGAGCCCTCACTCGCAGCCTGCCTCCCTCACCTTCATTTACATCTTCATACCTTCCAGAGGCACCGGCCCCACCCTCTGCCAAAACCTCTCCTGCCAGGGCCCCAATGACCTGCGTGCGGAGAAAACCCACCTCTATCACTACAATCAGGTTTCTGCCTGCAGGGTCCCCACCCCGATCAGTGAGTCTCCCTTAGCTCCTCACAAAGCCCCAGCTTCTCTAAGACCCTTTCTCTGACTCCCACTCCCCTCCCTGAGATCCCATGACCACCCCAGGTGCTGCCCCTAGAGCCAAGCCTCCATCCTCGCATTAAGCCTCCAGCCTGTCACTGACCCCCATTCCCCCAACAAGTCCCTGAGCTCCAGCCTGTCACATCCCAGTCCCTGCCTGTGTCCGTGACCACACTGCCCCACTCTCTCAGCGCTCTGTGTATTCAGGCCCTGGGCACCAGCTGGAGGCTGTGCTATTTGAGGAGGTGCCCTGGAGTAGCGGATGTGGGGCCAGGCGGGGCCAGGGAGGGCACTGGCTGCTGTCCAAGGTGCTGACCAGAATCAGGCCCCGGTTGAGTCTCGCCACTCCCTCCAGCAGGGGCCTAGCTTGTCCCCTGGAGAACTGCTGGGCCGTACTACGGCTCAGCTAGCACCTTTACCCTTcctatcctgcttcagcctggcTCAGGGGCTTCCCAAGGACTCCATGGATACAGACATAGGGCCCAAATTAAAGGGAGGAAGCAGGGAACATGTCCAGGCAACTCTTGGGCTGACGGGGCCAAGAGGTGGCTGATGTGGCCCTTTTGCCCACCCTTGATCCTCCCCTAAATCTTCATCCCCAGCCCTGTAGCCATCTCCCCTGGGCCCCCCAGCAGCCGATAGTCTCCTCGTACAGATGGAGGGGTCATGGGCCAGATAGGGGCAGGGACCTGTCAAGGTCACATGGCAGACCTGGGACAGACTTCTGCCCGCCTCCCTTCAGGATCGGGTTTCTCAGTGACCCCCTCTGGAATCTGGGGTAAGAGAAGACCACCACTGCCCCTGCCCACAGCAGAGGCTGCCAGCCTGATGGCTGTGCTGCTGGCCTGAGTGTGGAGGCACCTCCTCATCagctgggtgggggtggagaggcCCTGGGGATCAGGTTAATGGAGCAGGAGCTTGAAACCAGAGCATGGTAAAGAGCCCGCGAAATAGCTTTGTCAGCTGCCTCCCACTCACCACTTTCCAATTTTAGCTCCCCATGGCCGGTGCGGGGTGTCCCCAGCGAGGCCTCTGCAAGGAGCTGGCCCCCAGCCTGGGGCCTCTCCTGATAGACCCCTAGACCAGGGCTGGCCTGTGGACACAGGGGCATACCCTTTCCCCTGGTCCTGCCTGCCCCAGATGCCCCTGGGGTAAAGCCCCTTTTGGGGCCTGTGATTTGGGATGAGGGCCTGGGGTGTGCCCCACAAGTCTCAAGAGCCCCAGAATAGCTGCATCCCCAGCTGGCACTGACCTTGAGGAGGCCGCAAGGGACCCTGGCAcactgcccacctcaggctctggGGTCCGGCTTCCAACTGTCCGTCCGTCCGACCGGCTGAGCTCTGGGGCCACGGTGGGGTGTGTCAGCCCGGGGTCCCCACCCCCTTGAGGTTATGAGCGGTGAGTGGTGACagcgggaggaggagggggaggaggaggtggccttCCTGGAGTGGAGCTGAGCAGAGTGGAGCAGAGCCGAGTGCTGCAGAGCTGCTGGCCACAGGGAGCCGCAGGGAGGATCCTTGAAGGGGGGTGGGTactgggtggggggagggtgtcCAGTAGCATAGGCTCAGACAGGGACACCTGGGCCTCTCTTCAGCCTGCCTCCCCTGGCTCCTAGAGAGCCTGTGCCTCTCTCTCACTGCTACCCAGGATTTCCCTCTTCCAGGAAGACTCCTGGTGGTCCCACCAGCCTCTCCAGGCTTGTaagccctgcccccaccacagccacacacactcacaacatGCACACACTTTCATGCTTGGGCTCCAGGGACTCCAGCTCCTACCTTTACATATGACCTCCTAAGGGCTATCCCAGGGCAAACTTGTCTCGCCCCATGACCTTGTCCTTTTCATTATGCTGTGAGTCCTGGCTGGCCATGCATCAGTGCCTGAGGGAGGGCTGACTTGCCTGATGGGACTGGAACTGGCATGGGACATGTGGCTGAGAGGGATCCCCATAAGTCAGCCCTGTCCCATAGGGAGTGTCCTGGATGGAGGGGTGCTAGCAGGGTCACTTGGCAAGGCTTGTGGGTACTTGGAATGGCTGGTATCCTCTCGATGGCAGAGTAGAGGCAGACAGGAAGACAGGTGTGTTCCTAACCAACTGGGAGTCCTGGTAGGACAGGGCCCTCATTCTGGAAGGGAGCATCCAAGGCCTCAGCCCTGGATACCTGAGGGGAGGCCTATCCTGAAGGTGCCCCTGAGATTAAGAACCTCTGACAGTGCCCCCTCGGTTGAGGCCAAGTCTCAGGCAGCTGTATGTGTCTGTGCTATCTACGGAGACCTGTTCACGTGTGTGCTTGTGGGGAGGCTCTCGGGGGTAGAAGGAGCTTTGTGGCTGTGATCAGTCACAGGACAGCTCCTGGAGCCCCTGCTGATCCTATGACCCCAGCTTCAGGCTCAGttgaggaggcaggagggaggcgcTGCTCCCCACCCATCAGGGCCCAGGAAGGGGAGAGACTGCACTTAGGCAGTGAGCTGCCTCCTGAGCACATAGACACGCTGGCCTGGAAAGGCTGGATTTACACTCAGAAGTGAGGCCTTCCCTGGGTGACCCACACACAGCAGGGTCTGCAGGGAGTGTGGTGTGCGGAAATGGCAAGAGAGGTGGAGGGCTAGGGAAGTCCCAGGGATCTATGGTTGGACAGCCTGAGGCCAGCTCCACTGTGTCTGAGGGGGGTGGCAGGGGAGGGCACCTGGCAAGGCCAGCCCACGTGAGGGACAGGAAGCTGACTGAGCTAAGACCAGCACTTGGCCCTGGGGCCAGCTTCCCAAATGCCACAAGGGCCACTAGGAAAGATATGGTGGGGAGTGAGGACAATTCTCTCAAATCTGAGTCCCTTTtcaattttcagactttttttggttggttgttgCTCAAAGTAAAAATGCGAGGAAAGTATCctgtgtgtttgcatgtatgtgtgcaacTGTGTTTTGTATCAGTtgtgtgtgggtctgtgtgtACGTTTTGTGTTGTAGGTTGTTCATGGTATGTGTTTGCTGTGTATGTGTATCCTGTGTATtgcttgtgtgtgcacatgtatcgtacatacgtgtgtatatgtgtgttgtgtgtatatgtgtgttgtgtgtgtgcaagGCTCACGGATATAGGAGAGTCAGTGTATGTAAAGGCACACCTGTGGGGAGAAGGTGGGCAGGCCGACTTCTTTGTGCTCAGGGCTGGCTGTGagctggctgggggtggggaggagaagcTTGTTCTGGCCCCTGGGTGTGGGGGTCCAGAGGAGCACACCCACTGGAGGTCACCCTGCCCTGGGCTCCTGGGAGCAGGGGAGGGGCCCAGTGACAATGTAGTGTGTTTAAGCCTGAGCCAGGCTGCAACCTTGCCCAGCTCAGCTGTGGTGCCCCAGAGGCCCCTGTGGGGACAGTGGCCAAACTACGTCCACAGCTCAGCCAGGTCTCACCTGTCAGTGCTGGAACCTGAGCACCAAGACCTGCAGCACCTGTCTGGGGTGTGGCAGGGAGAGCCCTCACGTGAGGCAACTCCACCACTTAACTCTTtacttgcccctgcccctcaACCCGCCAGGGCACCTGCACCCTCCCCTCCAACTACCTCCTCGTGGCTCTGGCCAGGGCCCTTGGTGTCTTATCCAGCACACCTGTTGCCCACCTGCCTGAGGGACAGGGAGGTCATCCTCAGGGTGCCCAGGACAGATGGTGCTACCCAGGAGAGGCACTGGTACTAACCTGGACAGACCAGCTGCCTGGCTGTGCACCTGGCCCACCTAGGTTAGGTTTCTCAGGGTCCCTATCTTTGACCCCTTTGACGACCTCCTTCCCTTGAAAATCCTTCTCCCAGGCTCTCCCCACCTTCCCTTTACCCCTCCTTGCTCCTTTGCCTCAGGGAGATGTGAAGGACACAGGACTCCCTGACAGCCCCCTCTCTACCCAGATCTGATCAAGGAGGTTGGGAACTTGGGAACTGCcacagggatggggtggggatggTGGGGGAAGCCCTGTGGTGCTGCAGCCCGGTCCTGCATCCTTCCCCACTCAGCTCCATCATAGCGTTTCCCACACCTCTGATTGGACTGGAAACTCCCTGAAAGGAGGAAGCAAGTCAGATTCACCTCTAGGTCCCTCCCAGGCCTGGAGAGGCTGGCATGCTGTTGGCACTCACTGACTGCCTGGTGGCCGACTGGCTGGATGGAATGGTGACCTGTGACCAGTCTGTCTCTCTCCTCAGCTGATCTGAGAGTTCCTGGAGGCCAGGGACTGTGTTTGCCTCACCTCGGCACCTCTGTGCCTGGGGCAGAGGAACTGCTCAACAAGTTCTGGTTGAACAAATGGAGGGAACACTAAGAGCAAATAATTATTAAGCGCTTACTGTGTGCGAGCAGCTGCTGTAAGCAATGGACACTTTATCTCAGTGAACCCTGCAGAGGGTTCCAATGAGGGAATGGAGCAGACCTGATCTAACCAAGCTAGGGGTGGGGAGGTGCCCGGTGGTAGGTGCCAGCAGACATGACAGGCACTCCCGCACATGGCACCACAGCAATGCTGTCAAGGTTGCCTGTGGAATCTGAAAGCTGAAACACTCGTCTTTATATACAGAGTTGGCCAAAGCAAGACACCAGCAAATCAGTTTACCCAAAAATGTGCAAACAAGATTTCCCGTGCCTGCCTGTCTGCAgtttttctttcccctctctgtTATATAACTCTTGTTGAAATCAGTCTATAGATACATGTTCCTTGTACAGAAATAAACAGAGAGCTAATAATTAGTGAAACGTCTTTGGGTTATTCTTTGACATACATATTAATAACAGCCCCCTGAGGGAGGATTCTATTATTGtctgcattttatagatgagaatgtggaggatcagagaggttaaataacttgcccaaggccacacagctggtaagtggggAGAGAAGTATGCCCCAGGCAGCCCCACCTGTCCAGACTCCATGACCTAATGCTCCTTCCTTTCTCAGGCATAGCCCAGGAAGGGCAGCAGAACCACCCTGAAGTGGCTGGAGTGTGGGTCACGCCATCTCTGCACTTCCCTGAGGTGATCTTGAGGAAGGATGGCTGATCCTATGCCTGCTTCTCACTCCCTGGGACTGCACTGAGGCCAGAGCCTGTACCCCTCATACTCAGATCACCCTCTGGAGCTCCTCAGGGCCTGCAGGAGAAGGTGCTGACTCCTCTGTGTTCAGACTCTACATCCAGCCCACCCCTCGCTGTCACACACTGTCCCCTCCAAGCACAGACCCTCTCTCTCCTGGCTCTCTGCCTGGCCATTTTCCTTCACAAGGAACCAGAGAAAAACTCTTCCTTCCCAGAGACCCTTAGGACCCCACCAGAATCATCAGTTCATCCCGGTGGCCTTTGCTCTAACTTGCTGTGGGATCTCTAGATCCGTGTGATCCCAAGCAGGGTCAGGGGCTCCCTGAGGAGTGGGGGCCAGCTAGGGTCCCTCCATAGCCCCATCCCCAAGGAAGGGGCTGAGAAGA harbors:
- the HHATL gene encoding protein-cysteine N-palmitoyltransferase HHAT-like protein isoform X1 gives rise to the protein MGIKTALPAAELGLYSLVLSGALAYAGRGLLEASQDGAHRKAFRESVRPGWEYIGRKMDVADFEWVMWFTSFRNVIIFALSGHVLFAKLCTMVAPQLRSWMYAVYGALAVMGTMGPWYLLLLLGHCVGLYVASLLGQPWLCLGLGLASLASFKMDPLISWQSGFVTGTFDLQEVLFHGGSSFTVLRCTSFALESCAHPDRHYSLADLLKYNFYLPFFFFGPIMTFDRFHAQVSQVEPVRRKGELWHIRAQAGLSVVAIMAVDIFFHFFYILTIPSDLKFANRLPDSALAGLAYSNLVYDWVKAAVLFGVVNTVACLDHLDPPQPPKCITALYVFAETHFDRGINDWLCKYVYNHIGGEHSAVIPELAATVATFAITTLWLGPCDIVYLWSFLNCFGLNFELWVQKLAEWGPLARIEASLSVQMSRRVRALFGAMNFWAIIMYNLVSLNSLKFTELVARRLLLTGFPQTTLSVLFVTYCGVQLVKERERTLALEEEQKQDKEKPE
- the HHATL gene encoding protein-cysteine N-palmitoyltransferase HHAT-like protein isoform X2, which codes for MGIKTALPAAELGLYSLVLSGALAYAGRGLLEASQDGAHRKAFRESVRPGWEYIGRKMLRSWMYAVYGALAVMGTMGPWYLLLLLGHCVGLYVASLLGQPWLCLGLGLASLASFKMDPLISWQSGFVTGTFDLQEVLFHGGSSFTVLRCTSFALESCAHPDRHYSLADLLKYNFYLPFFFFGPIMTFDRFHAQVSQVEPVRRKGELWHIRAQAGLSVVAIMAVDIFFHFFYILTIPSDLKFANRLPDSALAGLAYSNLVYDWVKAAVLFGVVNTVACLDHLDPPQPPKCITALYVFAETHFDRGINDWLCKYVYNHIGGEHSAVIPELAATVATFAITTLWLGPCDIVYLWSFLNCFGLNFELWVQKLAEWGPLARIEASLSVQMSRRVRALFGAMNFWAIIMYNLVSLNSLKFTELVARRLLLTGFPQTTLSVLFVTYCGVQLVKERERTLALEEEQKQDKEKPE
- the HHATL gene encoding protein-cysteine N-palmitoyltransferase HHAT-like protein isoform X3 produces the protein MGIKTALPAAELGLYSLVLSGALAYAGRGLLEASQDGAHRKAFRESVRPGWEYIGRKMSGFVTGTFDLQEVLFHGGSSFTVLRCTSFALESCAHPDRHYSLADLLKYNFYLPFFFFGPIMTFDRFHAQVSQVEPVRRKGELWHIRAQAGLSVVAIMAVDIFFHFFYILTIPSDLKFANRLPDSALAGLAYSNLVYDWVKAAVLFGVVNTVACLDHLDPPQPPKCITALYVFAETHFDRGINDWLCKYVYNHIGGEHSAVIPELAATVATFAITTLWLGPCDIVYLWSFLNCFGLNFELWVQKLAEWGPLARIEASLSVQMSRRVRALFGAMNFWAIIMYNLVSLNSLKFTELVARRLLLTGFPQTTLSVLFVTYCGVQLVKERERTLALEEEQKQDKEKPE